aattcttgcccgacacataacatataccttgctttccttaacaactttcgtctcctacctcaaatgtctttgaaatctcatttagaatcattaaatattacttcttactcgtcaacatgtcgtatacgtcatacccttcgtgggtctattcgcggtacgctaacggggaaatttccaaggtgtaacaataaactttcaaatcttgtagttctaaattaaaaatgtgtataatataataaaaaaatcctttgaatcttgtgattataaacttgacatgtaggatatttgaattgtcaatttactaaatataaaaagaagcggacataatcaaaataagttttttttttttttaatttttaacaaCAAACACCGaagtggacgaacacaacaacaacaagttgtacgaaaagcaactgaaattgtactctaagctgGGACTAACATTTGTACATTTCAGAACTTGAACATTAATTTTATCTCTtctgtgtttactttttaagtccctaCATGCcccagtgtctcaattgtcctttcatttccttcatttgacatatactcactctgtctcaatttaagtgtctacgtttgaccagacacgaagtttaagaaataaagatatatttttgaatcttgtggttctaaattacaaatgtatataatataataaaatatcctttgaatcttatgattataaacttgacatgtaggatatttgaattgtcaacttactaaatataaaaagaggcggacataagcaaaataaaataaattttaacaacaattgagaaattaagggaaaaaataagaggaaaagaaaaaaaaatatggagactcactgaGGAGAATCGCAGTatactttgcaaaatatacaaaccataaagactaactaaattgagtaattaaattaatcatgttggatCCTGTGCATtgcacgggcatagtttgctagtaaaTTGATAAATATTTGACGGGACTAACTGCAGGTCAACGTAATGTAAAGGATTAAAATTGTTCAATGCATACTTAAGGGATTATTTTGAATCTCCCTCCAACAAAAGGGGTCATTTTTGGCAATTTAGATCTtaaattactttactactatatagaaacgtGAGTTTCTATAAAGTAGCAAAGCTTGGCCGTCAGTCCTCCACAAAATAGCAAAGCTTGGTCGTCAGtcctccacaaaaaaaaaaaaaaaagggccccAATCTTCTTTAATAGtagaaaaattattaaaaaaattaatagtagaaaaaatgttttttaaaaaaaggtggGCCCCAAGCTTTtataatagtagagattaaaaaataaatttaaggtGGGGTCTACTATTCTATAATAGTagagactaaaaaaaaaattaaggtagtgttcacgtgaagaattaggagacaattgcaaaaataaaaataaaaaattaaggtgggtccatgtgaagaagtaggagataaTTTGCTaggaaaaaattaaggtgggattCACGTGAAGAAGTTAAAGACAATTGCAACAGAAAAAAaagatatttaaataatgataataagttcagaaaatggtaaagatACGCTTAGAGAAATGTAAAGAAGAGAAGCTTGGGAAAAAagaaaataacgatttaaatcgAATACAAAAattgctaaagaagtcataaaaccaaaacatttaaaacttatacctttgggtataagtttagatacatacgtctcacaccaataatgaggaataacatcaagaagacgaaatataaacgatCTTAAAAATAATTAAGGTGGGACTCACTCTTCTATAAtaatagaattttttttaaaaaataaataaattggggCCACTTTTCTATAATAGTACAATTAAAAAGAATAAATTTAAAGGTGGGCCCCCCTCTTTCATAATAGTAGAGATAAAAAGAAAAAGTGAAATCCATATGAAGAATCCACATGTGTGCTGTGGGTCCTACAAAAACTTTCTCCCTATTTTTTAGGCTCATTGTCACTTATGCCCTTATTTTGTGTTGctgtttaatttttgtccctaaaaaaaattgtggggtataaatttatatttctgCATCATAGTATCTCACAAGTTATGTTTCGCACTATTAAAAACTTATGGCCCTTACGCATTAGATTTAGCAAAAATAACAGCCCATGTCTATTTGGAAAAAATATTTACCTGAAATGActcatatttttaatattacccaaaacaacccttttatacattattatacatttttatataaGATCGACACATTATGTACaataagtgtataatgttgtatatcgtgtgtataaacactATTGTAAAAGAAGCTGGTTATAcatatgtaaattaaaaatataactacgtggatataatattttatgctggattgtatattattgaaattattccaaaaattaattgctaaaggcaaaaattaaataccagcccatttgaagcacaattcgtgcaatttcttccattttttagtttttaatttgtaatagacaaattcccttttttaaaactaaattatATAAAAACATGAGTTGAAGAAGTGGATCATCAACCAAGGGCAGTCAAGGGCAATTTGGTCAAAGCACTTGCCATTTTCATTAGTTAAAAGTCGAACCTTACTGTAATTTAGTATTAAATATATTCGTATTTTTTCAATTTTGCTCCTATTCATAAAAATTGCATCACAACAGATGATGTCATCTCAAGTGGCAAATATTAATTATGTTTTTGGCCATGTGTCACTTTTACACTCCTTTTACTTTTCACTATTTTATCATGCTCACATAATTCCACTTAATAAACAAATAACATTTgtgtatacttaaaatatttatattttaaaataacagagaatttaattactttttcatttttattcttactctaataaatgtaaaaagagattaatatcgtaaaagaaaaaataatattaaacggagatcaaataataaataagataaattagtcaaattataattctaattgacgtttccttaaaaaaccgtgcaaaagataacatgacaagcaaaatgagctaaaccaagaatattcaccaaaaattaaaaaatagtagttcttcatttaaatagaaaattaaatttctactttgtttcgttttaaacatgtaaaattaatttaataatttgaattacaattatccaaattaaaatttgataaaaaataataagtattgtttagatccaatctacatacattaacaatataatattttacacctttaaaataatcaaattaaaattcaaagtatcaactgatacttaaatattgctattgttttgtctcaaagagagaaaaatagtttccttttcaACAAgtcctcttttaaaaaatattaataaatttttgtaaACTTTGTATtcataacaaacactaatataataaaattttgttttttttatataatattatataaatcgtagtttgaacataatatatatatatatatagtgcaaatttatatatttttattagcaatataaaatatacatatattattactatccaaacacaactgcatacatatatatatatatatatatatatatatatatatatatataactataatTTACCTGTGCCCAGCGCGGGCATTAGCCGTCAAGTAAGAAGAGGAAAACACACAGGTGCAAAGTTGGTTCACCAATATGAAAATCAAAAATATCATCTTCCTTTTGTTCAATTTGCGTCTCACTTTTGGCTGACTGAGCCTGAATTTCCAGGTTTTCTTCATTAACCTTCCAATTTTACTTTATgtagatttgtttttttttttttaatcagatTGCTATATGCTCTGAAGTGATTAATGACTCCGTCATTGTGTGAGGATATTACTATGCAATGGAGACTCTATTTACAGTATCTTTTTGGAGTAAGATTTTGTGCCCTATGAATAATTCAATTTTTGGAGTAAACAATGCTTAAAAGCTTCCTTGTCATAAAATCTTACTTTAGGGGCTAACTTACAAAAGAAAAGACTGAAGACTTATAGTATCATGTCAAGGAATTAATACAATCTGGTTAATTTCAAATTTAGAGTTGGGTTATGGATGATGTACTCTTGAGTTCAGGTCTTGGGATCTTGTTAGTGATTTAAAGCTGTCAGAAAACGACGAGATGGTACACAGGCAAGGAGAGTGTGGTCTGAGTTCCCAAAAGTAGGATCACCCCCTTTTACGCCAACAGCGCTACGTGTACTGCCTTCCTTACCATCACATGTTTTGAATTTAAGCATAACCGAAAATCCCTGTGATGGTTGTAGGTAATCATCGTATAGAATGGAACATGCCATACCTTCAAAAACAATACAAAAAGCAAATCCCCAGAAGTTGTCTGTGTACCAATTATTGGGAAGGGTCAGAGTAACATCGTGCCCCAACTTCTTATTTGTAAACCACTTGGGAATCTCCCATCCAGGGATACAAATACTGATATCATTACTTAGCACGTTTAATCCCTGCTACATAAAAGGAATGCAATGTTATTTTCCAGCCATTGAGCACATTCTTAAGGGAAATGTGAGTTCATGGGCATATATAAACCCTTAAGagtcgtttggttgctggttaggaagGGAGTTATTCATATAATAACTAATACTATGTTTGGTAGCTTTTTAGTTGCTATGTATAGAATTCTGCACACCAAGTATGGTGTTTGGTTATCATTTAACAATCCCGCATAAATAAAACGTGTATAAGTTATGAatcaatttttatataatttataagGGATAGAAGATGGAGTAACTAATATATGTATtagtaatacatgaataactaaaccctgcataaTTGATTCCTGGATAACTAATCCCTacattactaatacctgcataactctaaccagcaaaCAAACGACCCCTTAATTCTTTGTATATTTACAAACACATAATAATTAAGGGGCCATGGTTGCTGGTTAGGAAGttaattattcatgtattaaaatcaGCATAATTAGTAACATGTTTGGTAGCACTTTAGTTGTTATGTATAAAATTCAACGCACCAACTACCGTGTTCGGTTATCATCTTACAATCCCGCATAACTAAACACCTTTAAGTTATGAGTCAATTTATATATAACTTTGTGCAGGGTAGAAGAGGagtaactaatacatgaatatctAAATCCTTCATAACTAAACCCAGCATAACAAATCCTGCATAACTAATCTTTACATTATTAATACTTGTATAACTCTAACtaaaccagcaaccaaacgacccccaAGTATTTCCTTACTAATACTTGCATAACTTTAACtaaaccagcaaccaaacgaccctaAGTATTTCCTCCGTTCTAGTTTATGGGcggggaagaaaaaaaaaactttatgtgGCATCACTTCCTTTTTAGCTTGTTCCAAATGAAAAACAATGACAGTTTTAAATTTGGAAACAATTAAAAAACCCAATAAATaggtacacacatacacatatatatattcctGTACTTGATAATTTTAGAGATGTATGTAGGAGGACATCGTAAAGAGTTACTATTATTTACCTTGAGCATGTTACTCCATAGAGCATCAACCAAGGAAGCATCATGAATTTGATGACATTCGCTAAGTGAAAGTCGGCGCAATGTTGGATATTTTGCTAATTGATTGATACTCTTCAAAGATGTACATTCATCCGCATGCACCTCTTCTATAGCTCGAGGAAGCTCTGGGAAGTGCTCAAGCCTACTACAACCAACCAATTGAAGGACCTTTAGTCGAGTGAGTCCACTGATGCTTGCAGCTGAGATATTGGTAAAAGTGTTACCACCAAGATTCAATTCCATCAAAGATGGTAAGAATCCAAGATTACATAGGATGCCTCCGTCTGAAATGCTGCAGCCACCTATATCCAGCATTGTCAATGAACAAAGACCCGATAAATTAGAGAAAGCTAGACCCATATCGTTCTGAAATGCCAAAGCATTACATCGACGTAGAGTTAAGTGCTTAAGGTTCTTTAGATGGGAAATGGTGGACGGCATCATGTCGATGGGTGTGTCATCACAATGGAGCCCCTCCAAACCTACTAAAAACCCCAAATCATCTGGTAAATTTTTGAGTTTTGAGCACTTGGACACGTTAAGTATTTTAAGACATTTCAACCTAACAATACTATTTGGAAGACTCTCAAGATGCTTGCATGAGCTTAGATTTATCACATTAACTCCTGATAGTTTCTCAACTGATGTGGGTACTTCACTCAACGCAGTCGCTTCCAAATATAGTTCCGATAAACAATTCATTTCCTCTTCTATTTCTGGGAATATTTTTAGCTTTGAGCAGCCTGATAGAATAAGAACCTCAAGATTTTCCAATCCAATACTCTTTGGTAGGGTCTTTAAATTGATGCAATTCTTCAAATTGAGCAACAATAGCTTTTTCAGATCTCCAACAGAAAAATTGATTTCTACCAAACTTGTGCACTCTTCAAGAATCAACCTTTCAAGATTAGGGGTACCCGAAAAATCTGGAGTCCTTATTAGCTTATGTGAATGGCTAAGGTTAATGTACTTCAATTTTCCCATAATCTGTCACACGAAACAAAAACCAAAAGACAAAAGAACCAAGAAAGCCTTAAATTAGTACTAATTTGAACAAATATAAACCAATCTATCAGAAAAACAAAGAGTAAGTTAATATAAACCTTGGAGCCTTTCCAAAGCTGTATGATGCGactatttttcaacttcaaacTAACGAGTCGTTCTCCCTGAAAGTCAATTGGCAGACTTTTTGAAGCATATCCGTGCCAAGAAAGCCAGTTCAACTCACTAGGAAGAATAACAGGACCCTGAGAAACATATGCATTCTTGATTTTGAGAAACCTCAGTCTGGTCATCTGCATGAAGGCCGTGACACTAACATTCACTTCTTTGGTGTTAGTGAAGTTCAATGACGTCCCTTCGATCTTATCTGTGCCCTAATTAGTAAGCATAAAGTTGGAGCAAAAAGGAGAAAACGTAAGGCAATTGATACATATAAAGCTACCGGCCATAATATTGCTTGCACTAATTAATTAGGTAGGAAATAATGCATATTTTTGCAAATACTTACCAAAATTCTTTCAAGTGCTTGAGAAATATCTGTGTACGTCTTAGTGGAGTTCAGAGATATGCCTTCAACCTTTTCTGTGCCCTAATTAGCAACAATGAAGGTGGATATATAAATGATATATATAAAGCTACAACATATATTAACATTAGGAAGTCATACTTTACATACCATATTTCTTGCAAGTACATGAGAAATATCTTCGGACATCCATAGCCTGCTATACTCTCTTGGGTAATCAAAAGCTTCTCGACGAACAATGTGCCAGCCCatttcttgtatcaattggtgcATAAAAATCCTACCTTCTGAAATAGTAATTAAAGATTTCTCCATGAGAACTTTCACACCAATAACTGGGATAAAATTAAAACTCTTAAGTATTCTAGTCACTGAATCTTTCTTTTTCCCCGTAAAGAAGCACGCAATGTCTAAGAATATCTTTTGCTCGTTACTGTTGAGTCCAGTGAAACTTGGTTCGAGTTTCCTCAAAATTTCATCTTCCGGGATTTGTTTCAATCGTTCCACTTCACTTGTCCATTCTGCCAAATCTCTTCCATACAAGAAACTGCCTAGGACTTTCAGAGCCAAGGGGAGTCCAGCAGCATACTTTATCACTTGAGCTGATAGATCCTCAAATTTCTTGGTAGGATGGTTCTGCTTGAAAGCATACTGTTTAAAGAGTTGTAAACTTTCATCTTCATGTAATGTTCTCATTTTGTACATCTTTTCTACATCATGCTTAACAAGCAAGTGTTTGTCTTTAGTTGTTATGATGATTCTACTTCCGGGACCAAACCATTCACGCTTTCCAGCTAAAACATCTAAATGATCTATGTGATTAACATCATCAAGAACGAGAAGAACCTTTTTGTACCGCAGCCTATGTTTTTGCATTTTAACTCCGTCAAATAAATTGTTGATCCTTAGGTCTTTTATGACAAGGATCTCAGAAAGAAGTATCTCTTGCAATCGCTCTAGGCCTTGTTTTGCTGAACGGTCTCTAACCTCATGAAGAAAACATGCACCCTCAAATTGACCTGAATTATTATCATAGATAAGTCTCGCTAGAGTTGTCTTTC
This genomic window from Lycium barbarum isolate Lr01 unplaced genomic scaffold, ASM1917538v2 unchr_scaffold_07, whole genome shotgun sequence contains:
- the LOC132625572 gene encoding TMV resistance protein N-like isoform X4 is translated as MDFHLFPTSIFHSFKPEWRINWSTAEEPLHQLKRSNRTIIVSRCWMHKKKGVPDKESALYMHEARFIKQIVEDIMAKLGGQRHASNAKNLVGMESQMQKVYKMLGVGSGGVRFVGIWGMSGVGKTTLARLIYDNNSGQFEGACFLHEVRDRSAKQGLERLQEILLSEILVIKDLRINNLFDGVKMQKHRLRYKKVLLVLDDVNHIDHLDVLAGKREWFGPGSRIIITTKDKHLLVKHDVEKMYKMRTLHEDESLQLFKQYAFKQNHPTKKFEDLSAQVIKYAAGLPLALKVLGSFLYGRDLAEWTSEVERLKQIPEDEILRKLEPSFTGLNSNEQKIFLDIACFFTGKKKDSVTRILKSFNFIPVIGVKVLMEKSLITISEGRIFMHQLIQEMGWHIVRREAFDYPREYSRLWMSEDISHVLARNMGTEKVEGISLNSTKTYTDISQALERILGTDKIEGTSLNFTNTKEVNVSVTAFMQMTRLRFLKIKNAYVSQGPVILPSELNWLSWHGYASKSLPIDFQGERLVSLKLKNSRIIQLWKGSKIMGKLKYINLSHSHKLIRTPDFSGTPNLERLILEECTSLVEINFSVGDLKKLLLLNLKNCINLKTLPKSIGLENLEVLILSGCSKLKIFPEIEEEMNCLSELYLEATALSEVPTSVEKLSGVNVINLSSCKHLESLPNSIVRLKCLKILNVSKCSKLKNLPDDLGFLVGLEGLHCDDTPIDMMPSTISHLKNLKHLTLRRCNALAFQNDMGLAFSNLSGLCSLTMLDIGGCSISDGGILCNLGFLPSLMELNLGGNTFTNISAASISGLTRLKVLQLVGCSRLEHFPELPRAIEEVHADECTSLKSINQLAKYPTLRRLSLSECHQIHDASLVDALWSNMLKGLNVLSNDISICIPGWEIPKWFTNKKLGHDVTLTLPNNWYTDNFWGFAFCIVFEGMACSILYDDYLQPSQGFSVMLKFKTCDGKEGSTRSAVGVKGGDPTFGNSDHTLLACVPSRRFLTALNH